The following coding sequences lie in one Pseudomonas monsensis genomic window:
- a CDS encoding transporter substrate-binding domain-containing protein, translated as MLFYRGLKPALGWMLLFGLLGLMRCSLAAQLALHEEVAAFNVQPVELDARERQWIHENPRVTVASVQYPLYLFQDEHGQWSGLNNDVLKRVSAMTGLQFVHQESFSTDHLLERLESGAADISTTLAMSDERKVFLDFSHAFGGAGWVFVGHIGAPRVESFEQLAGRVVVLPARHALEDLIRRDFPLITVRSVKTYAEARALVESGEAYATIENEIGAQLYPLGLLRVGGLLEGKWEADHLAVRKGMPELLSILNKALEAFPATELRAIRLKWLEGVAPVPEQSIWQRMIEWGCWVMGGWSIFGLLSLVWNRRLTAVIKLRREAEKDLGDQLAFQHALIDSMPDPMFVRDLQGRLIMCNRSYEEALSVRQDQVQGRLLFEVDALPEATASMLHDEFMVQLRTRKSRFSKRQLQFKNGPREVYQWTVPFYSADGQLRGLLGGWTDITQRRTESGCRCPH; from the coding sequence ATGCTGTTTTATAGAGGTTTGAAACCGGCACTGGGCTGGATGTTGTTGTTTGGATTACTGGGGTTGATGCGTTGCAGTCTGGCGGCGCAGCTGGCGCTGCACGAAGAGGTCGCGGCATTCAATGTTCAACCTGTGGAACTGGACGCCCGCGAGCGCCAATGGATTCACGAAAACCCTCGGGTAACGGTGGCATCGGTGCAATATCCGTTGTACCTGTTTCAGGATGAACACGGGCAATGGAGCGGTTTGAACAACGACGTGCTCAAACGCGTCAGTGCGATGACCGGGCTGCAGTTTGTGCATCAGGAGTCGTTCTCCACCGACCACCTGCTTGAGCGACTGGAGAGCGGGGCGGCGGACATCAGCACGACGTTGGCCATGAGTGACGAGCGCAAGGTGTTTCTGGATTTCAGCCATGCCTTCGGTGGCGCAGGCTGGGTGTTCGTTGGCCACATCGGCGCGCCGCGGGTGGAATCGTTCGAGCAGTTGGCCGGACGTGTCGTTGTGCTGCCGGCCCGGCATGCTCTGGAAGACCTGATTCGGCGCGATTTCCCGCTGATCACAGTGCGTTCGGTCAAGACGTACGCCGAAGCCCGCGCATTGGTCGAGAGCGGCGAAGCCTATGCCACCATCGAAAATGAAATCGGGGCGCAGCTCTATCCCTTGGGATTGCTCAGGGTGGGCGGGCTGCTGGAAGGCAAGTGGGAAGCTGATCATCTGGCGGTGCGCAAAGGCATGCCGGAGCTACTGAGTATTCTCAACAAGGCACTTGAGGCGTTTCCCGCGACCGAGTTACGGGCCATTCGCCTGAAATGGCTGGAGGGCGTTGCACCTGTCCCGGAGCAGTCGATCTGGCAGCGGATGATCGAATGGGGCTGCTGGGTGATGGGCGGGTGGAGTATTTTCGGTCTGTTGTCGCTGGTGTGGAACCGGCGCCTGACGGCGGTGATCAAGTTGCGCCGCGAGGCCGAGAAGGATCTGGGCGATCAACTGGCGTTTCAACACGCGCTGATCGACTCCATGCCTGACCCGATGTTCGTCCGCGATCTGCAAGGGCGTCTGATCATGTGCAACCGCAGCTATGAAGAAGCGCTTTCGGTTCGCCAGGATCAAGTGCAGGGCCGCTTGCTGTTCGAAGTCGATGCATTGCCCGAAGCGACGGCCTCAATGCTGCACGACGAGTTCATGGTGCAATTGCGCACGCGCAAGTCACGTTTCAGCAAACGGCAATTGCAATTCAAAAATGGCCCGCGTGAGGTCTATCAGTGGACTGTGCCGTTCTACAGTGCCGACGGCCAGTTGCGCGGTCTGTTGGGCGGCTGGACCGATATCACCCAGCGTAGGACGGAAAGCGGATGCCGATGTCCGCACTGA
- a CDS encoding response regulator: protein MRSLKILILEPNPFQLMALHQMLNAIGIYDVLTAPSLASALCSLGHRGAVDIAICDPQLKGGDGLALIHHLAQQDQARALILLGAVASSVLGDLERLLCEHRLRMLGCLQTPVSAVLMRGLLDSYLLAPMAARA, encoded by the coding sequence ATGCGCTCGCTTAAAATCCTGATTCTTGAACCCAATCCGTTTCAACTGATGGCGTTGCATCAAATGCTCAACGCCATCGGCATCTATGACGTTCTGACCGCGCCGTCGCTGGCATCGGCCTTGTGTTCCCTGGGGCATCGCGGCGCGGTCGATATCGCCATCTGCGATCCGCAGCTCAAGGGTGGCGATGGCCTGGCCCTGATCCATCATCTGGCGCAACAGGATCAAGCTCGGGCTTTGATCCTGCTGGGGGCGGTCGCATCGAGTGTGTTGGGCGATCTTGAACGCTTGCTGTGCGAGCATCGCCTGCGAATGCTGGGGTGCCTGCAAACACCGGTCTCGGCGGTGCTGATGAGAGGTTTGCTGGACAGTTATCTGCTCGCGCCCATGGCGGCGCGGGCCTGA
- a CDS encoding DUF3509 domain-containing protein, with translation MESISLLLGEALSPYQVSLSASGARGECRVTLKNSNGAIVVEREFNQAQLSDKRLLTDVVDGLHRDILIAEGRLEPCVIAALRNAALDKRPAL, from the coding sequence ATGGAAAGTATCAGTCTATTGCTCGGTGAGGCTCTGAGCCCGTATCAGGTTTCGTTGTCTGCAAGCGGCGCCCGTGGCGAATGCCGGGTGACCTTGAAGAACAGCAACGGCGCAATTGTGGTGGAACGCGAATTCAATCAGGCGCAGTTGAGCGACAAACGCCTGCTGACGGATGTGGTCGATGGTCTGCACCGTGACATTCTGATCGCCGAAGGGCGCCTGGAACCCTGTGTGATCGCGGCATTGCGCAACGCAGCACTGGACAAGCGTCCGGCGCTCTGA
- a CDS encoding TIGR02285 family protein: MATTSNRSPGCAKTEPFKLKRQQTSEANRAHHWWTWRLFGLLFLLAVSTAAQAKPTLIWLLRDLPPLTILEGPKKDQGVIDQLMPLLIAGLPQYEHTLMRVNRARGLQMLHENPFACDPALLWNKDRAQWVVYSIPAIRVVSNGLVVRQQDRSLLEPYLVGGEVDLSALLAATDRKVGVVAERSYGEFIDNILHQAHSGALTPHYGNDALSNLLSMQRLGRLQVVLGYWPEIRYQAKQAKIAEDELAFYPIQGTGKYLSGYVACSDTTQGRQAISEINQLLRTLPHAHLNQLYAAWLDPERQADYLEQARVFFEQQATH, translated from the coding sequence TTGGCTACGACGAGCAACAGATCGCCCGGTTGCGCGAAGACGGAGCCATTTAAGCTGAAACGCCAGCAGACATCTGAGGCCAACCGCGCCCATCACTGGTGGACGTGGCGCCTGTTCGGCCTGCTGTTTCTGCTGGCCGTGTCGACCGCAGCACAGGCCAAACCGACGCTGATCTGGTTGTTGCGCGACCTGCCGCCCCTGACGATATTAGAAGGCCCGAAAAAGGACCAGGGCGTGATCGATCAATTGATGCCGCTGCTGATCGCCGGCCTGCCGCAATACGAACACACACTGATGCGGGTCAATCGCGCCCGTGGCCTGCAGATGCTGCACGAAAACCCTTTTGCCTGTGACCCCGCGCTGTTGTGGAACAAGGACCGCGCGCAATGGGTCGTGTATTCGATCCCGGCGATACGCGTGGTGAGCAATGGTCTGGTGGTTCGTCAGCAAGACCGTTCGCTGCTCGAACCCTATCTGGTGGGCGGCGAGGTCGACCTGTCGGCGCTGTTGGCCGCCACCGACAGAAAAGTCGGCGTGGTCGCTGAACGCAGCTACGGCGAGTTCATCGACAACATACTCCATCAAGCCCACAGCGGTGCGCTGACCCCCCATTACGGTAACGACGCCCTGAGCAATCTGCTGTCGATGCAGCGTCTGGGCCGATTGCAGGTGGTGCTGGGTTACTGGCCGGAAATCCGCTATCAGGCGAAACAGGCGAAGATCGCCGAGGACGAGCTGGCGTTCTACCCCATCCAGGGCACCGGGAAATATCTCTCGGGTTACGTCGCCTGTTCCGACACAACTCAGGGACGTCAGGCGATCAGTGAAATCAACCAACTGTTGCGCACCCTGCCCCACGCGCATCTGAATCAGCTCTACGCGGCGTGGCTCGATCCCGAGCGGCAGGCTGATTATCTGGAGCAGGCCCGTGTCTTTTTCGAGCAGCAGGCGACCCATTAA
- a CDS encoding CaiB/BaiF CoA transferase family protein — protein sequence MPFANKPLSGVKVIELGTLIAGPFASRICGEFGADVIKIESPDGGDPLRKWRKLYEGTSLWWFVQARNKKSLTLNLKHPDGLAILKKLLGEADILIENFRPGVLEKLGLGWETLHALNPKLVMVRLSGFGQTGPMKDQPGFGAVGESMGGLRYITGFEDRPPVRTGISIGDSIAALWGVIGALMALRHREVNGGLGQVVDVALYEAIFAMMESMVPEFDVFGFIRERTGNIMPGITPSSIHTSADGKHVQIGANGDAIFKRFMMIIGRDDLANDPALASNDGRDNRRDELYGVIDRWVNSLPLQTVLDLLNQAEVPASRIFSAEDMFNDPQYLAREMFLHAKLPDGKDFKMPGIVPKLSETPGSSEWVGPQLGEHNAQVLHDLGYDEQQIARLREDGAI from the coding sequence ATGCCGTTCGCCAACAAACCGCTCAGCGGTGTGAAAGTCATTGAATTGGGTACGTTGATTGCCGGGCCGTTTGCCTCGCGTATTTGCGGCGAGTTCGGTGCCGACGTGATCAAGATCGAGTCGCCGGACGGCGGTGATCCCTTGCGCAAATGGCGCAAGTTGTACGAAGGCACGTCGCTGTGGTGGTTCGTGCAGGCGCGCAATAAAAAGTCGCTGACGCTGAACCTCAAGCATCCCGACGGCCTGGCCATCCTGAAGAAATTGCTCGGCGAAGCCGACATTCTCATCGAGAATTTCCGCCCCGGCGTTCTGGAGAAACTGGGGCTGGGTTGGGAAACCCTGCACGCGCTGAACCCGAAACTGGTGATGGTGCGCCTCTCGGGTTTCGGTCAGACCGGACCGATGAAGGATCAGCCGGGGTTCGGCGCAGTCGGTGAGTCCATGGGCGGGTTGCGCTACATCACCGGTTTCGAGGACCGGCCACCGGTGCGCACCGGGATTTCCATCGGCGATTCGATTGCCGCGCTGTGGGGTGTGATCGGCGCACTGATGGCGTTGCGTCATCGCGAGGTCAACGGTGGCCTCGGCCAGGTGGTTGATGTGGCGCTATATGAAGCGATCTTCGCCATGATGGAAAGCATGGTCCCGGAGTTCGATGTGTTCGGTTTCATCCGTGAGCGCACCGGCAACATCATGCCGGGCATTACACCGTCGTCGATTCACACCAGTGCCGACGGCAAGCATGTGCAGATCGGCGCCAACGGCGATGCCATTTTCAAGCGCTTCATGATGATCATTGGCCGGGACGATCTGGCCAATGACCCGGCACTGGCGAGCAACGACGGACGCGACAATCGTCGCGACGAGTTGTATGGGGTGATCGATCGCTGGGTCAATTCGTTACCGCTGCAAACGGTGCTCGACCTGCTCAATCAGGCCGAGGTGCCCGCGAGCCGGATCTTCAGCGCCGAAGACATGTTCAACGATCCGCAGTACCTGGCGCGGGAAATGTTCCTGCACGCCAAGCTGCCGGACGGCAAGGACTTCAAGATGCCGGGCATCGTGCCGAAACTCTCTGAGACACCGGGCTCTTCCGAATGGGTCGGGCCACAGCTCGGTGAACACAACGCGCAGGTACTCCACGACCTTGGCTACGACGAGCAACAGATCGCCCGGTTGCGCGAAGACGGAGCCATTTAA
- a CDS encoding YaeQ family protein, whose amino-acid sequence MAQPSTTYKFELNLTDLDRSIYESVKQTIARHPSETEERMTVRLLAYALWYNEQLSFGRGLSDVDEPALWEKSLDDRVLHWIEVGQPDADRLTWCSRRTERTSLLAYGSLRVWETKVIPAIKNLKNVNIAAVPQEVLETLAKDMPRVIKWDVMISEGTIFVTDDRGQHEVQLQWLQGERG is encoded by the coding sequence ATGGCCCAGCCTTCGACCACGTACAAGTTTGAACTGAACCTCACCGACCTCGACCGCAGCATCTACGAGAGCGTCAAGCAGACCATCGCCCGTCACCCTTCGGAGACCGAAGAGCGCATGACCGTGCGGCTGCTGGCCTACGCCCTCTGGTACAACGAGCAGTTGTCGTTCGGTCGTGGTCTGTCGGACGTGGATGAACCTGCACTGTGGGAAAAGAGCCTGGACGACCGTGTCCTGCACTGGATCGAAGTCGGCCAGCCGGATGCCGATCGTCTGACTTGGTGCTCGCGTCGCACCGAGCGCACCAGCCTGCTGGCGTACGGCAGCCTGCGCGTCTGGGAAACCAAGGTGATCCCGGCGATCAAGAACCTGAAGAACGTCAACATCGCCGCCGTGCCGCAAGAGGTGCTGGAGACCCTGGCCAAGGACATGCCCCGCGTCATCAAGTGGGACGTGATGATCAGCGAAGGGACGATCTTCGTCACCGACGACCGTGGTCAGCACGAAGTCCAGTTGCAATGGCTGCAAGGTGAGCGCGGCTGA
- the recJ gene encoding single-stranded-DNA-specific exonuclease RecJ has translation MRIEPRQLPATLPFLGDIPPLLTRLYAARGVQSEAELDKSLARLIPFQQLKGIDAAVDLLVTALEQRQRILIVGDFDADGATASTVGMLGLRLLGAAHVDYLVPNRFEYGYGLTPEIVEVALTREPQLLITVDNGISSVEGVAAAKKAGLKVLITDHHLPGDELPQADALVNPNQPGCEFPSKALAGVGVIFYVLMALRARLRSLGWYESKPQPNIGELLDLVALGSVADVVPLDANNRILVHQGLERIRAGRARPGIKAILEVAKRDAARITSTDLGFIVGPRLNAAGRLDDMSLGIECLLTADANRAREMAAQLDGMNQDRKSIEQGMQREALAQLKDLPVESMPFGLCLFDPEWHQGVIGILASRMKERYFRPTIAFADAGDGLLKGSGRSVQGFHIRDALSVVAAQHPNLIAKYGGHAMAAGLTLPQENFALFAEAFDAEVRRQLREEDLTGRMLSDGTLAVEEFHLELARALRHAGPWGQHFPEPLFHGVFQLVEQRVVGERHLKVVLKSECGSVKLDGIAFGIDRDVWPNPTIQWVELAYKLDVNEFRGNETVQLMIAHIEPR, from the coding sequence ATGCGTATCGAACCTCGTCAGCTGCCTGCCACTCTGCCTTTTCTCGGTGATATTCCACCGCTGTTGACCCGCCTGTACGCCGCGCGGGGCGTGCAGTCCGAGGCCGAACTGGACAAGAGCCTGGCGCGCTTGATCCCGTTCCAGCAACTCAAGGGCATTGATGCGGCGGTCGACTTGCTGGTGACGGCACTGGAGCAGCGCCAGCGCATTCTGATCGTTGGCGACTTCGATGCGGACGGTGCGACCGCCAGCACCGTGGGCATGCTCGGGTTGCGCCTGTTGGGCGCGGCGCATGTCGATTATCTGGTGCCGAACCGCTTCGAATACGGCTATGGCCTGACCCCGGAAATCGTCGAAGTCGCCCTGACCCGCGAGCCGCAGTTGCTGATTACCGTCGACAACGGCATCTCCAGTGTCGAAGGCGTGGCCGCTGCGAAAAAGGCCGGGCTCAAGGTCTTGATCACTGACCACCACTTGCCCGGCGATGAACTGCCGCAGGCCGATGCGCTGGTCAACCCGAACCAGCCGGGCTGCGAATTTCCGAGCAAGGCGCTGGCCGGCGTGGGCGTGATTTTCTATGTACTGATGGCCTTGCGTGCGCGCCTGCGCAGCCTCGGCTGGTACGAGAGCAAACCACAACCGAATATCGGCGAACTGCTCGATCTGGTGGCGCTGGGCAGCGTTGCCGACGTGGTGCCGCTGGATGCCAACAACCGGATTCTGGTGCATCAGGGCCTGGAGCGGATTCGCGCCGGGCGCGCACGGCCGGGGATCAAGGCGATCCTCGAAGTGGCCAAGCGCGACGCTGCACGTATTACGTCCACCGACCTCGGTTTTATCGTCGGCCCACGCCTGAACGCGGCGGGGCGCCTGGACGACATGAGTCTGGGTATCGAATGCCTGCTGACCGCCGACGCCAACCGCGCTCGGGAAATGGCCGCGCAACTGGACGGCATGAATCAGGATCGCAAATCCATCGAGCAGGGCATGCAGCGCGAGGCGCTGGCCCAACTCAAGGACTTGCCGGTGGAGTCGATGCCGTTCGGTCTGTGCCTGTTCGATCCCGAGTGGCACCAGGGCGTCATCGGTATTCTCGCGTCGCGGATGAAAGAGCGTTATTTCCGTCCGACCATTGCCTTCGCTGATGCCGGTGACGGTCTGCTCAAGGGCTCCGGGCGTTCTGTGCAGGGCTTCCATATTCGCGACGCCCTGAGCGTGGTGGCGGCGCAGCATCCGAACCTGATTGCCAAATACGGTGGTCACGCCATGGCGGCCGGCCTGACCTTGCCACAGGAGAATTTTGCGCTGTTCGCCGAGGCATTCGATGCTGAAGTGCGTCGGCAACTTCGCGAAGAAGACCTGACCGGGCGCATGCTGTCGGACGGAACACTGGCGGTTGAGGAATTCCACCTCGAACTGGCCCGTGCCTTGCGCCATGCCGGGCCTTGGGGCCAGCACTTCCCGGAGCCGCTGTTCCACGGCGTGTTTCAGTTGGTCGAGCAGCGTGTGGTGGGTGAGCGGCATCTGAAAGTGGTGCTGAAAAGCGAGTGCGGTTCGGTGAAGCTCGACGGCATTGCCTTTGGTATCGACCGCGATGTCTGGCCGAATCCGACCATTCAATGGGTTGAACTGGCCTACAAGCTCGACGTCAACGAGTTTCGTGGCAACGAGACCGTGCAACTGATGATTGCCCACATCGAACCGCGCTGA
- a CDS encoding NADH:flavin oxidoreductase/NADH oxidase, whose product MSLLLEPFTLRQLTLPNRIAVSPMCQYSSVDGLANDWHLVHLGSRAVGGAGLVFTEATAVTADGRITAEDLGLWNDEQIAPLQRITRFITSQGAVAGIQLAHAGRKASTHRPWIGKHGSVKPDDGGWTPVGPSPIAFDPQHTQPKQLDEGQIADVIQAFVDAAKRALTAGFSVVEVHAAHGYLLHQFLSPLSNQRRDQYGGSFENRIRLVLQVTEAVRAVWPEELPVFVRVSATDWVEDGWNPDETVELARRLHTLGADLIDVSSGGTAANAEIPVGPGYQTRFAERVRKESGIATGTVGMITEPAQAEHILRTCQADIIFLARELLRDPYWPLHADDDLGGRKAVWPAQYQRATHRDQPIHESDLRD is encoded by the coding sequence ATGAGTCTGCTGCTTGAACCCTTCACCCTTCGCCAACTGACCCTGCCCAATCGCATCGCCGTGTCGCCGATGTGCCAGTATTCCAGCGTCGACGGCCTGGCCAACGACTGGCATCTGGTGCACCTCGGCAGTCGCGCCGTCGGCGGCGCCGGCCTGGTCTTCACCGAAGCCACGGCGGTCACCGCCGACGGGCGGATTACCGCTGAAGACCTCGGTCTGTGGAACGACGAACAGATTGCACCGTTGCAACGCATTACCCGATTTATTACGTCCCAAGGCGCGGTCGCCGGCATCCAACTGGCCCATGCCGGGCGCAAGGCCAGCACCCATCGGCCGTGGATCGGCAAGCATGGCAGCGTCAAACCCGATGATGGCGGCTGGACCCCGGTCGGGCCTTCGCCGATTGCTTTCGACCCGCAACACACGCAACCGAAACAGCTGGATGAAGGGCAGATCGCTGATGTCATTCAGGCCTTTGTCGATGCTGCCAAACGAGCGTTGACGGCGGGTTTCAGTGTGGTTGAGGTGCATGCCGCGCACGGTTATCTATTGCATCAGTTTCTTTCGCCACTGAGCAATCAGCGCCGCGATCAATATGGTGGTTCGTTTGAAAACCGCATTCGCCTGGTGCTGCAAGTCACCGAGGCGGTGAGGGCGGTCTGGCCTGAGGAATTGCCGGTGTTTGTCCGCGTATCGGCCACTGACTGGGTGGAGGACGGCTGGAACCCGGATGAAACCGTGGAGCTGGCGCGACGCCTGCACACGCTTGGCGCGGATCTCATTGATGTGTCTTCGGGTGGCACCGCAGCGAATGCCGAGATTCCAGTGGGGCCGGGCTATCAGACGCGCTTCGCCGAACGTGTGCGTAAGGAGTCAGGCATCGCCACTGGCACTGTGGGCATGATTACCGAGCCGGCGCAGGCTGAGCACATTCTGCGCACCTGTCAGGCCGACATCATCTTCCTCGCCCGTGAGCTGCTGCGTGATCCGTACTGGCCGCTGCACGCCGACGATGATCTGGGTGGGCGCAAAGCGGTGTGGCCGGCGCAATATCAGCGCGCCACTCATCGTGATCAGCCGATTCACGAGTCAGACTTGCGCGATTGA